One segment of Geomonas ferrireducens DNA contains the following:
- a CDS encoding BREX-4 system phosphatase PglZ yields MTLNEYCEYIRNPLSNAKARVVIVPPGESSTTLRRFYQVRGSIELRLSDLVTENTWLPMPSEILERVFDAIKIKAANPEPVVLLGGSGYLGLLTEENRRSAIFALREWLDGATGREAVLLLQNVEGLGNILREVFANPRYRQGKQLIEIDSEQAMSSTDSEESERVAGRPEVMLVGKDLASYIPGSCETFQKYLRHTEDHPNGISMRRVVVASEGRELAGLSAAVRQVVSLRDFARVFYNLEDAALSEEALRWICERGKEGEKNALSETLKTLFFPQGEVSKRILRVFDESRGIEREAVLWLVKQISPKGSYLERIVAQEEVVVGNFRSAYVTGATEWLDDSSVYAVERRDAIQEADVPMSGMDIRQFITRCTSESTSRVAAWLNCGTDAERADLLRRCAVDGLVSNAVKAVYPEAAMYMNSDLVFGDLTLEEYFMEYRELKMAGRVTPEFYMRAQRVLPPESVQSRDAMVQRYASDGGCALLVVDAMGAEWLPMLVTLALKRNLGVDSVAICEAHLPTSTKFNNIHWPDVRCLQNIKRLDNIVHNGDEMHEVRRPEENLAAALNVIGGKVLPHVAEGLTRFERVLVTADHGSSRLAVLAWQAEPRLAQTLPCEAGAEIADWRYRERAAQGGCPPELEETLDGRHWVVRGYDRLPKSGGGQSFELHGGATLEERLVPVVVFSRTGQFVPKARTSGKRAQIVEKDDFDL; encoded by the coding sequence ATGACTTTGAACGAGTACTGCGAATACATCAGGAATCCGCTTTCAAACGCAAAAGCTCGGGTGGTGATTGTACCACCAGGAGAAAGTTCGACAACATTGCGCCGATTCTACCAAGTGCGTGGCAGCATTGAGTTGCGATTGAGCGATCTTGTAACGGAAAATACCTGGCTTCCAATGCCAAGCGAAATTTTAGAGCGGGTTTTCGATGCAATCAAGATAAAGGCGGCAAACCCTGAGCCTGTGGTATTGCTGGGGGGGAGCGGCTATCTTGGGTTGTTGACGGAAGAGAATAGACGGTCCGCAATTTTCGCTTTACGGGAGTGGTTGGATGGTGCCACTGGGCGAGAAGCCGTTTTGCTTTTGCAGAATGTTGAGGGCTTAGGGAACATACTCAGGGAAGTTTTCGCTAATCCGCGCTACCGCCAAGGGAAGCAACTGATAGAAATTGATTCTGAGCAGGCTATGTCGTCTACCGACTCAGAGGAATCAGAAAGAGTCGCTGGACGTCCCGAGGTGATGCTGGTCGGGAAAGATTTAGCATCCTACATTCCTGGAAGCTGCGAAACATTTCAGAAGTACTTACGACATACCGAGGATCATCCGAACGGCATCTCTATGCGACGGGTAGTTGTGGCCTCTGAAGGACGTGAATTGGCGGGGCTCAGCGCTGCGGTGCGGCAAGTTGTGTCTTTGCGAGATTTTGCTCGCGTTTTTTACAACTTGGAAGATGCCGCATTATCCGAAGAGGCTTTGCGATGGATATGCGAGCGGGGTAAAGAAGGTGAGAAAAACGCTTTGTCCGAAACTCTAAAGACTCTGTTTTTTCCACAGGGCGAGGTATCGAAGCGCATACTGCGTGTGTTTGACGAGTCTAGGGGGATTGAACGCGAGGCTGTACTATGGCTGGTTAAACAGATCTCGCCCAAGGGAAGTTACCTCGAGCGAATTGTAGCGCAAGAGGAGGTTGTTGTCGGCAACTTCCGCTCCGCATACGTAACGGGAGCCACGGAATGGCTAGATGATTCGTCGGTGTATGCTGTCGAGCGTAGGGACGCTATTCAGGAAGCTGACGTTCCAATGTCTGGCATGGATATCCGGCAGTTCATTACGCGGTGCACCAGCGAATCCACGTCACGAGTCGCAGCGTGGTTGAATTGCGGGACGGATGCTGAGCGGGCGGATTTACTACGGCGGTGTGCAGTGGATGGCCTGGTGTCAAATGCTGTAAAAGCTGTCTATCCAGAAGCGGCAATGTATATGAACAGCGATCTCGTTTTCGGTGACCTGACCCTGGAAGAGTATTTTATGGAGTACCGAGAACTGAAAATGGCCGGCCGCGTGACGCCAGAGTTCTACATGAGGGCGCAGCGCGTGTTGCCCCCGGAATCTGTGCAATCGCGAGACGCGATGGTTCAAAGATATGCATCAGACGGTGGATGTGCCTTATTGGTGGTAGACGCGATGGGCGCTGAGTGGCTTCCAATGTTGGTGACGCTGGCTTTGAAGCGGAATTTGGGCGTGGATTCGGTGGCAATTTGTGAGGCACATTTGCCAACCTCGACCAAATTCAACAACATCCATTGGCCGGATGTCAGATGCTTGCAGAACATCAAACGCCTCGACAACATTGTGCACAACGGCGATGAGATGCACGAGGTGCGGCGCCCGGAGGAGAACTTGGCAGCGGCGCTGAATGTAATTGGTGGCAAGGTTTTGCCGCACGTGGCGGAGGGGCTAACTCGGTTTGAGCGTGTGCTTGTCACAGCAGACCACGGTAGTTCACGTTTGGCAGTCTTGGCCTGGCAGGCCGAACCACGGTTGGCACAGACCCTTCCATGTGAGGCCGGTGCGGAAATCGCCGATTGGCGCTACCGTGAGCGGGCGGCGCAAGGCGGATGTCCTCCGGAGTTAGAGGAAACATTGGACGGCAGGCATTGGGTGGTACGCGGGTACGATCGACTGCCCAAGAGTGGCGGCGGACAGAGCTTCGAGTTGCACGGAGGGGCCACGCTTGAGGAGAGATTGGTCCCAGTGGTGGTTTTCTCTCGGACTGGCCAGTTTGTGCCGAAGGCAAGGACTAGCGGCAAGCGGGCACAAATTGTAGAGAAAGACGATTTCGATTTGTAG
- a CDS encoding phosphoadenosine phosphosulfate reductase domain-containing protein codes for MYSYEWDKRTGRYRLTTQTGKFVASEIRPVFAEELTAMELEARLAFDPVERRPLLWAKQNVFLYRGEEIAKLHKKRNGKVDIEWKGVLCETEAPSTSVKPRTKLNLVPVDVEVLVAENRDIMSALVADTLKRIKEMYDAYAGKCDAVYIGFSCGKDSVVLLDLCHKVLPLDIPVVFSDTDMELPDTYSIWEQIQNLYKGRPFLKVSAKTPALENWRQFGPPSQALRWCCSVHKSTPAILALKERLGKRSINTLAFVGVRGEESQRRSGYEDIGDGLKSQSQVNAMPILAWSAHELWLYIFEHKLLLNEAYRKGLPRVGCLMCPMSTDRQNDLIRMNYPEKVAPFANAVRNTIDREFSSEEDADAFVYEGGWHARKSGVSLKHVIVEPGVERKSDRIICEYPIEAERALKEWLKALGKIEGTELSFREDGQRGVLECVWSNGKADKAVSKWLVYAVHKAMSCTGCNSCEAECPTGALRFEKDTCNGNTKVRIDDVTCISCMRCFAPDDGCWRYYSKRYAGAKTMNISGINKYMTFGLKPEWIEVLANAGANFRQTTALGNRMVPAAVTWFREAGLIGDSTAITTNLLLEVGKKRGFSDLLFWHLLWFRLANTSPLVKWYVCNTEIDVHFHMKEIDEKLSQSVGSASVRKGALQSLCQLVKSSPLGEGAEALIHAEMKGRAVEKLMHCSRPVDPLTVLYGLYVMAEKSGRGAFTVRQMMVTEFDVEVVSPLAAFGISPDDFKKQCMGLAAMHPDFIACSFTLGLDEVRVASGTKTCDDVVALILEKI; via the coding sequence ATGTATAGCTACGAGTGGGACAAGCGCACGGGCAGATACCGTCTGACAACGCAGACAGGGAAATTCGTGGCGAGTGAAATTCGCCCAGTCTTCGCAGAAGAGTTAACAGCCATGGAGTTGGAGGCAAGATTGGCGTTCGATCCGGTAGAGCGGCGCCCTCTCCTTTGGGCGAAACAGAACGTATTCCTGTATCGCGGTGAAGAAATAGCAAAACTCCATAAGAAACGAAATGGTAAGGTGGACATCGAGTGGAAGGGGGTTTTGTGCGAGACCGAAGCTCCATCCACGAGTGTGAAGCCAAGAACAAAATTGAATTTGGTTCCGGTTGATGTTGAGGTGCTGGTTGCCGAAAATCGTGACATCATGTCAGCGTTGGTGGCAGATACGCTCAAACGTATCAAGGAAATGTACGATGCCTACGCTGGAAAATGTGATGCTGTCTATATAGGTTTCAGTTGCGGCAAGGACTCAGTTGTTCTGCTCGACCTTTGCCACAAAGTTCTGCCATTAGACATTCCAGTCGTTTTCAGTGATACAGATATGGAGCTTCCGGATACATACAGCATCTGGGAACAGATTCAAAACCTGTACAAAGGCCGTCCTTTTTTGAAGGTCTCCGCAAAAACCCCGGCATTGGAGAACTGGCGGCAGTTCGGACCACCGTCGCAAGCGTTGCGTTGGTGCTGTTCTGTTCACAAGAGCACTCCCGCAATATTAGCTCTCAAGGAAAGGCTTGGTAAACGGTCTATCAATACTTTGGCATTTGTTGGGGTCCGTGGTGAGGAGAGTCAACGGCGTTCGGGATACGAGGACATTGGCGATGGATTGAAAAGCCAATCGCAGGTAAATGCCATGCCAATTTTGGCTTGGTCTGCCCATGAACTGTGGCTTTACATTTTTGAGCACAAGTTGTTGCTGAACGAAGCATATCGAAAAGGTTTGCCACGTGTTGGATGTCTGATGTGTCCGATGTCAACTGACCGCCAAAATGACCTGATTCGTATGAATTATCCGGAAAAGGTCGCGCCGTTTGCTAATGCCGTGCGTAACACGATTGACCGCGAATTTTCATCTGAGGAAGACGCGGATGCATTCGTTTACGAAGGCGGATGGCATGCGCGGAAAAGCGGCGTGTCTTTGAAACACGTTATTGTAGAACCTGGCGTAGAACGCAAAAGCGACCGCATAATTTGTGAGTACCCAATTGAAGCAGAACGAGCCTTGAAAGAATGGCTCAAGGCTCTTGGAAAAATTGAAGGCACTGAGTTGTCATTCCGTGAAGACGGGCAGAGAGGGGTGTTAGAATGTGTCTGGTCAAACGGTAAGGCCGACAAGGCCGTCTCAAAGTGGCTGGTGTACGCTGTCCACAAGGCAATGTCCTGCACCGGATGTAACTCATGCGAGGCGGAATGTCCGACAGGAGCTTTACGGTTTGAGAAAGATACCTGTAATGGCAACACGAAGGTTCGTATCGATGACGTAACGTGCATCAGTTGCATGAGATGCTTTGCACCTGATGATGGATGTTGGCGATATTACTCAAAAAGGTATGCAGGAGCAAAGACTATGAACATCAGTGGAATTAATAAATACATGACTTTTGGACTGAAACCCGAATGGATTGAAGTCCTAGCCAACGCGGGTGCCAATTTCCGGCAGACAACTGCCTTGGGTAACAGGATGGTTCCAGCAGCCGTGACATGGTTCCGCGAGGCGGGGTTGATTGGAGATTCCACGGCCATTACCACAAACCTGCTTTTAGAAGTTGGCAAAAAACGAGGGTTTAGTGATTTGCTGTTTTGGCACCTGCTGTGGTTTCGTCTAGCAAATACTTCGCCGCTCGTTAAATGGTATGTTTGCAATACTGAGATCGATGTCCATTTCCATATGAAAGAGATTGATGAAAAGCTTAGTCAATCAGTAGGTTCGGCATCGGTGAGGAAAGGCGCATTACAATCCCTTTGCCAACTGGTTAAGTCTTCTCCGCTTGGGGAAGGAGCCGAGGCGTTGATTCATGCCGAAATGAAGGGGAGAGCTGTTGAAAAGCTCATGCACTGTTCGCGTCCGGTGGATCCACTGACAGTTCTATATGGGCTTTATGTGATGGCGGAAAAATCTGGCCGAGGTGCATTTACTGTGCGGCAAATGATGGTGACGGAGTTCGATGTGGAAGTCGTGTCACCACTGGCCGCTTTCGGCATATCTCCGGATGATTTCAAGAAACAGTGCATGGGACTCGCGGCGATGCATCCAGACTTCATCGCGTGCAGCTTTACCCTGGGATTGGACGAAGTGCGGGTGGCCTCGGGGACGAAAACTTGTGATGACGTTGTCGCTCTGATCTTGGAAAAGATTTGA
- a CDS encoding transposase → MTFYKDYFGIKPDYVPCMTLADINKTPKTWLGFYPHNSFVEILRELLKSLEGGNKTLWITGAYGTGKSFASLVLQKLFMDDDSRVLEWLDLRMKQIPAPVRNGVLARRRDKVLVVYDVNADGVDAKNQFLMRLQRGITKALETGGHIIPLKGQLDEVIERIRQDEPYFFAKRDEMQTRLSHLNPGIKTANALEKCLRDKNLEAGLVSDAMRVLEARKVYLDLSPEEFLEWVEASLEANGLSKLVYIWDEFSAFMERNRMELKTLEQLAEAAQQGRFYFVPVTHTDISSYVAPGSESAKKANNRFTFRQLDLPNETALKLAADAFVVNPEKQTEWMQERDVLWHSVKGVAENYMAVNKAGIDTADFMGILPLHPMAAFLLKHLSVTVGANQRSMFEFLNGEEFRAFIEKGGMDVFGHQFLTVDHLWCYFVERDDLGTIHAVQDARAEYARREKDLQPEEQRVFKAVLLFGLIEQMQGKAHPLLSVAVENILRSFEGDGALPGVDAILRNLAQKHCFDIVHGRCERFRDRSNTKEIEEKKAALEGKFGDLVLKDTEPELAKQLKGVNYGGRFDVRSAGVSSLSASNITKKESFGDYGNRILVQFILARDEQEQLRIPEKAKELAKQFKDHRMLFVTLPEVNFCRDNAKAWDEFTENSARLALATDSASKRVFETQVNSAKVAWLSKVTSAAKLIVYKPNLNGEPYAEEVTWAQLKIDWLTTYAKQMFGAYTDHLSGFNISAFAAPTALQSWALAGMEFDKFAKPGAWKTVVASWQKCGVTGDEKWFDANPSHPLMQLMEFCKKRQDNTVGDGNPCSIRKLYIDLQRPPFGLMCVPHSAFVLGFVLKTWLTGQRKLQWTDGVTSKTLDEAALAEIIEAVVKDDGANEIKSEKLICRLSKEEKAFIEQSSVIFGNSPLADGTVEAALNAVGTRLGQISQRVPLWVLPEYIRAQADPSAEAMSKVLDALCAANVISSKGDTETRGNKVKEIGKILLATPGLAEAMAEYMTPVVFEKAFQQYVDSAKPELKTAAERGGDLSHIYCKAVKNRFAETSGWLWKPGDAESVLEEVFRQTLCAEHVRGLTGSSGYMGFEDAFNLLQTAVLSENKVPTDFWVKKFPALQRFFDLLNRQSLSGEDVKNLEEILEQQNEVICQVFFDVAQGRQLGAMREIFGELWPIENAESRELYNVFPQGSARIDEQSFKVQGRNKIEEYSRTLVSKQVGALWHERTGTDSPVEWSTKHALPAECLLAVNDAKYIVDAVANPGGVSAERLQSVYDVLRKEGVFLDVGTAGEKFLKGVLPVRYQKIGFSVGELSDWLSKKLGDSPGRWLTDGGLRDAVEAFVKQGYDTHARKQAAEKVSMLPDAEAKILLLNLIDEIPDVGLSVLE, encoded by the coding sequence ATGACTTTCTACAAGGACTATTTCGGAATTAAACCGGATTACGTGCCGTGCATGACTTTGGCGGACATAAACAAGACGCCAAAAACGTGGCTGGGGTTCTATCCTCATAATTCATTCGTAGAGATTTTGCGGGAACTTCTCAAAAGTTTGGAAGGCGGGAACAAGACGCTTTGGATAACGGGCGCGTATGGCACCGGCAAGAGCTTCGCGTCTCTGGTTTTGCAAAAACTTTTCATGGACGATGATTCCCGTGTCCTGGAGTGGCTGGATCTCCGTATGAAACAAATTCCAGCACCTGTACGTAACGGGGTGCTTGCCCGGCGTCGAGATAAAGTGCTCGTAGTCTATGATGTGAACGCGGATGGCGTGGATGCGAAAAACCAATTTCTGATGCGCTTGCAGCGCGGCATCACAAAGGCACTGGAAACGGGTGGTCATATCATTCCACTGAAGGGCCAACTGGATGAAGTCATTGAGCGCATCCGGCAGGACGAGCCTTATTTCTTCGCTAAGCGCGATGAAATGCAAACACGGCTTTCACATCTGAATCCAGGTATTAAAACAGCGAATGCGTTGGAGAAGTGTTTACGGGATAAGAACCTCGAAGCAGGGTTGGTCAGCGACGCCATGCGAGTACTTGAGGCACGAAAGGTCTATTTGGATTTGAGCCCCGAGGAGTTCCTGGAATGGGTGGAAGCATCCTTAGAAGCAAACGGACTTTCAAAGTTGGTCTATATCTGGGACGAATTTTCGGCGTTCATGGAACGGAACCGGATGGAATTAAAGACTTTGGAGCAATTGGCTGAGGCAGCGCAACAAGGTCGATTCTATTTTGTACCTGTGACACATACGGACATTTCATCTTATGTCGCTCCTGGCTCGGAAAGCGCAAAGAAGGCGAACAATCGCTTTACCTTCAGACAGCTCGATCTGCCAAATGAGACAGCCCTTAAGTTGGCAGCAGACGCATTCGTAGTTAATCCGGAGAAGCAAACCGAGTGGATGCAAGAGCGTGACGTACTGTGGCACAGTGTGAAAGGCGTCGCTGAAAACTACATGGCAGTCAACAAGGCGGGCATCGATACGGCAGATTTCATGGGAATCTTGCCTTTGCACCCGATGGCTGCGTTCCTGTTGAAACATCTGTCTGTAACAGTTGGAGCAAACCAAAGGAGCATGTTCGAGTTTTTAAACGGTGAGGAATTCAGGGCTTTCATTGAAAAGGGCGGGATGGATGTTTTCGGTCATCAGTTCCTGACGGTGGATCATCTGTGGTGTTATTTTGTTGAACGGGACGACCTAGGTACGATACACGCTGTGCAGGACGCACGTGCGGAATACGCTCGTCGAGAAAAGGATTTACAGCCAGAAGAACAGCGAGTCTTCAAGGCTGTGCTGTTGTTCGGGTTGATCGAGCAGATGCAGGGAAAAGCACATCCGTTGCTGAGCGTTGCGGTCGAAAATATCCTACGTAGTTTTGAAGGGGACGGCGCCTTGCCAGGGGTGGATGCAATCCTACGCAATTTAGCACAAAAGCATTGTTTCGATATTGTACATGGACGTTGCGAACGTTTCCGTGACCGTTCCAATACAAAGGAAATTGAGGAGAAGAAAGCTGCCTTGGAAGGCAAGTTTGGCGACCTGGTGCTGAAAGACACCGAGCCGGAGTTGGCCAAGCAACTAAAAGGTGTGAACTACGGTGGGCGTTTTGATGTTCGCTCGGCAGGAGTCAGCAGCCTTTCAGCATCAAACATCACAAAAAAAGAATCGTTTGGGGACTATGGGAACCGGATACTTGTTCAGTTTATTCTGGCCCGGGATGAGCAGGAACAACTCCGAATTCCCGAGAAAGCAAAAGAGTTGGCAAAACAATTTAAAGACCACCGAATGCTCTTTGTGACGCTTCCGGAGGTTAACTTCTGCCGCGACAACGCGAAAGCGTGGGATGAGTTTACAGAAAACAGTGCCCGTCTTGCATTGGCTACTGACAGCGCAAGCAAGAGGGTGTTCGAAACTCAGGTCAACAGTGCCAAAGTCGCGTGGCTTTCTAAGGTAACGAGTGCTGCCAAGCTCATAGTGTACAAACCGAACTTAAACGGCGAACCCTACGCTGAAGAAGTGACATGGGCCCAACTGAAAATAGACTGGCTCACGACCTATGCGAAACAGATGTTCGGGGCATATACTGACCATTTGAGCGGCTTCAACATCAGTGCGTTTGCTGCACCGACTGCCTTGCAGAGCTGGGCACTGGCGGGGATGGAGTTCGATAAATTCGCGAAGCCCGGAGCGTGGAAAACTGTGGTGGCGTCATGGCAGAAGTGCGGCGTAACTGGTGACGAAAAATGGTTCGACGCAAATCCGAGCCACCCACTCATGCAACTGATGGAATTCTGCAAGAAACGACAGGACAACACGGTAGGAGATGGCAACCCTTGCTCTATACGTAAACTCTACATTGACCTGCAACGGCCGCCGTTCGGCTTGATGTGTGTACCGCATTCAGCCTTTGTGCTGGGCTTTGTGCTGAAGACATGGTTGACGGGACAGCGCAAACTGCAATGGACCGATGGCGTCACTAGCAAAACCTTGGACGAAGCGGCGCTAGCTGAAATCATTGAGGCGGTGGTAAAAGACGACGGCGCCAATGAGATCAAGTCCGAGAAATTGATTTGTCGCCTTTCCAAGGAGGAAAAGGCATTCATCGAACAGAGCAGCGTGATTTTCGGAAACAGTCCACTTGCGGACGGAACTGTGGAGGCTGCACTGAACGCGGTTGGGACACGTTTAGGACAGATCTCACAGCGCGTACCGCTATGGGTGCTGCCCGAATATATCCGTGCGCAAGCCGATCCGAGTGCAGAGGCAATGAGCAAAGTTCTCGACGCACTGTGCGCAGCGAACGTCATCAGCTCCAAAGGAGACACCGAGACGCGCGGCAATAAGGTCAAGGAGATTGGCAAGATTCTTTTGGCGACCCCCGGGTTGGCGGAAGCGATGGCCGAGTATATGACGCCGGTAGTCTTTGAGAAGGCATTCCAGCAGTATGTCGATAGTGCCAAGCCAGAGTTGAAGACCGCAGCTGAACGTGGGGGCGACTTGTCGCACATCTATTGTAAGGCGGTCAAAAATCGCTTTGCTGAGACCAGCGGTTGGCTATGGAAACCCGGAGACGCCGAGTCCGTACTGGAAGAGGTTTTTAGGCAGACCCTGTGCGCTGAGCATGTGCGTGGCCTGACGGGCTCATCGGGATACATGGGTTTCGAAGACGCGTTTAATCTGTTGCAGACGGCGGTGCTGAGCGAAAACAAGGTGCCAACAGATTTCTGGGTAAAGAAATTTCCAGCGTTGCAACGATTCTTTGATTTGCTGAATAGGCAGTCGTTGTCCGGGGAGGACGTGAAAAACTTAGAGGAGATTCTGGAACAGCAAAACGAGGTTATCTGCCAGGTTTTCTTCGATGTGGCACAAGGGCGGCAACTTGGGGCGATGCGGGAAATTTTTGGAGAATTGTGGCCGATTGAGAATGCAGAAAGCCGCGAACTTTATAATGTTTTTCCCCAGGGCTCGGCGAGAATCGATGAACAAAGCTTTAAAGTACAAGGGCGTAATAAGATTGAGGAGTACAGCCGGACGCTGGTTTCCAAACAGGTTGGTGCCCTGTGGCACGAACGCACAGGCACTGACTCGCCTGTCGAGTGGAGCACCAAACACGCGCTGCCCGCAGAATGCCTTTTGGCAGTGAACGATGCCAAGTACATCGTTGATGCGGTCGCGAACCCAGGAGGCGTGTCTGCGGAACGGTTACAGTCAGTGTACGACGTGCTTCGGAAAGAGGGGGTATTCCTAGATGTTGGCACGGCCGGTGAAAAATTTCTCAAAGGAGTGCTGCCTGTGCGATATCAAAAGATCGGTTTCAGCGTGGGGGAGTTGAGCGATTGGTTATCTAAAAAACTGGGTGACTCTCCGGGTAGATGGTTGACGGACGGAGGACTTCGGGATGCGGTTGAGGCATTCGTTAAGCAGGGATACGATACGCATGCCAGGAAGCAGGCTGCGGAAAAGGTCAGTATGCTTCCCGATGCTGAGGCAAAGATACTGCTCCTGAACCTCATTGATGAAATCCCGGACGTAGGGCTTTCCGTGCTGGAGTGA